A section of the Candidatus Aegiribacteria sp. genome encodes:
- a CDS encoding arsenate reductase ArsC — protein sequence MENKLRILFLCTGNACRSQMAEGFARNMKGDVLEVFSAGIVAHGLNSLAIQVMREAGVDITEQWSKTIEELNDREFDYVITVCDNASENCPYFPAGIRVIHKGFDDPPVLARNAGSFEGELDCYRRVRDEIKAFIKELPDFLKGNAE from the coding sequence ATGGAAAATAAGCTGAGAATTCTTTTTCTGTGTACGGGTAATGCCTGCCGAAGCCAGATGGCGGAAGGGTTTGCAAGGAATATGAAAGGTGATGTACTTGAAGTATTTTCTGCTGGAATCGTAGCTCACGGGTTGAATTCCCTGGCTATACAGGTGATGCGGGAAGCTGGTGTGGATATAACAGAACAGTGGAGTAAAACTATAGAAGAACTGAACGATAGAGAATTCGATTATGTAATCACTGTATGTGATAACGCCAGTGAGAACTGTCCTTATTTTCCTGCCGGAATCAGGGTTATTCATAAAGGATTTGATGATCCACCTGTGCTTGCGAGGAATGCCGGTTCCTTCGAGGGTGAACTGGACTGCTACAGGCGCGTGAGAGATGAGATAAAAGCATTTATTAAAGAATTGCCTGACTTTCTAAAAGGGAATGCAGAATGA